The genomic DNA TCTCTTTGCTTCTAAAATGGTGTATTTTTTGCTTAATAAAGAACAATCTCATCCTAAAAAACCGTAAAAATGTAAGATACAAAAAGTAGCAATTCAACAAATGTTAGAAAATCAATGATATAAATAGTCATTGAAAGCTCATAATGCATTCAAGGGGAAAATAGTAATAATAGGATAGATCTTGTAGCATGTAAGTATAATTATATCTTTTATCATGCCCCTGTGAGGCCTATGACctaataaaaaagagtgtttatTGATAAAGTTTAAAATGTATAGACttataaaatgtatttattgAAGCTTACACTATACTGCTTCAATTCCAGACAAAGAAAACGCTAAATCAAATGCAATATACTTCCTcagaaaaatcataaaaaattaaacaaaatcgAAGAAAAAGCACTGAAAATTACCATAAGAGGATGACAGAACTTAGTCCTAAGAAGCTCCTTGATATCTTCTCTAGCACTTTTCAACTGATCAGGATCAGACTCAAACGCAACCGTTCCGAATCGTCCACTCGAAACACGAACTTTTCCTCTTCGCTGAAAAATCGCAAACGCAATTAAcacaaacaaactaaaaaaaaaaatggcattgAAATGAAACTCACATCCACACTTTCAACATGATCAATTACAACATTACTCAAATatgttgattaaaataaaaaataaaggcaGAGAACTAAACATCAAACATATGGTGATGCTAATTTTGATCAGAATTCACTATGTCATTTTATCAAACATATGGCGTGCAGTGTAGTGTGCATATATGGAGAAATAGCAGAGTTCAAAGTCACACacaacaaagaaagaaagaaaaaaaaaaaaaattaaagaaacaaatgaaagaacccaaaaaataaagatggaaGAAACGAAACATTGGAGCAGAACAATTTACTAACCTTTTCATCTATAAGCACCATCTCTATTGAGTTTGGTTGTTGAGGGTTCAAAAAGGATGGAACCTCCCACATCCTCAGAGAAGTATGACATCTTGTACATTGCAACTCCCAGGGCGCTGCTATGTAATTACagtgatacaattgatttctcCATCAGTGATTCAAACCCCAAACTCAATAGAAGAACACAACAAACAAACGAAGCAATCTTATGTGGATTCAGATCAGAAAATTGATACCTGCTCCAATCGAACCACAAACACATCCTTATATAGTCTTCAGTAAAAGGGATAAAATAGAGATATCAATGTAATGGGGTAGCCTAGCTTCGACATTCTCTGCGATGCATCCACAAGCAgacaaaaaatttgaatttcctGTCGGAACATCGACCAATAGCCTCAGAGAATTATAGATCTCTCGACATAATACATCCACCACATTCTCCATGTCACAGGAAAACGCCAAAATAGAAGAACCCCTTGAACAAAAAGATCGACACAAACCAGACAAAGAATCGCAGAAAAATGTGAGGGAAAACGCTATCAACAAAAATGGAATTCAACAGTAAAGAGAGAATTTATTGATTAATCTGCAGACCTATCACAAATCAACAGGTAACAATATTCTAAAGAATTTCCAATAGCATATATTAGAAAGCACtaaatgaaattcaaaagaTGTAGAATATGATAGCAACAGCAAATATTCCATCAGTAAACAAGTTATTAATAATCTGGTCTAAAAAACTTTAggcataaacaacataaaacattacaaaggaaaaggagaaaaaaaaagtgatcaTCATCTCAGGAACACCAATCTCGAGCATTCTGGAACATGCGCAACCAAGGACTAGGCCCCTTCTTATCAACATTCCACAACTTTGGATACCATGGAAACTGCCACATTAAGAAGCAACGCTCTGGATGAGGCATCATTGCAAGATGTCTTCCGTCGGGAGAACAAATAGCTGCTACTCCTAAAGGAGAGCCATTCACATTGAAAGGATATGTCTCTGTTGGATTACCAGCATCATCACAATATCTTACAGGAGCTAAATCTGAATGAACAACACGTTCCAACACACCTTCGTCCGGGAAATAAGCTCTTCCCTCACCATGAGCAGTCCATATCCCCATTGTACTACCAGCCATACCTTTGAACATCATAGCCGGTGAGTCCTTTATTGTCACATTTGTAAAGCGGCATTCAAATCTTCCGGACTCGTTGTGAATGAACCTAGGCTGCGATAGGTCGCCGCCGGCACCATGCACACCGCCAACTTGAGGTCCTGGTACCCATCCCAACAAAGCCATGAGTTGACAACCATTGCATACACCTAGACTGAAAGTGTCAGGACGCTTGTAAAACTCTTGAAACTGCTTTAAAACAGACTCATTAAATCTTATGGAAGCGGACCAACCCTTTGCAGAGTCAAGCACATCGGCATAGCTAAACCCACCAACAAACACAATTCCACGGAACTCTTGCAAAGAGACCACACCATTAAGAAGGTCTGACATAGTAACATCCCACGGTTCAAAACCGGCAGCATAAAACGCTGCAGCCATTTCTCTGTCTCCGTTGCTCCCTTCTTCTCTTATCACGGCTACTTTAGGTTTTAAAGCAGCAGACATGTACTTATCATCAGTGAAGGAAGGAGTGTATGTCAGTTCCCATGAGGGCTCGTAACGATGTTTAAGCCCTTCTCTCTCCATATCCACACAAGAAGCCAATCTTTGGAATTTTTCCAGCTGAAAACTAGTATCTTCCCACATGTCTCTAAGAATACTAGTTTTTTCTTCCAAACAAGTCACCCCATCAACCTTAACTTCAATTGATGGAGTGATAGTAACTTGACCGATGATCTCAGTCAAAACTCCCGCACTGTTCAATTTCTCCATCACATTAGTCAAATTTTTCTTGCTTACCTCAAGAACTAACCCAAGCTCTTCTGCATATAGTGTTTGGAAAAGGCTCTTGCCTTGTGAATTCAAGTCCAAAACAAATCCACGATTGCCAGCAAATGCCATCTCTAACGCACAAACTAGTAGCCCACCATCACTGATATCATGACCGGCAGAGATCAGTTCGTCAGTAAGAAGCTCTTGAACACCTTCAAAGACCTTTTTAAGGTAAGGTATATCATCAACATCAGGACACTCATCTCCAACTTGGTCAAATGCTTGTGCAAGAGCAGATCCACCTAATCGACGCTTACCCTTTGACAAATCAATATGAAGCAAAACACCATCGTCTTCAAGTTTTAAATCTGGAGTCACGGTTTTTGTAATATCAGGACAAGTAACATAAACACTAATTACAAGATTTCCAGGAGCTCTGACAACTTCACTTCCGGAATGGGCAGCCATAGAAAGACTGTCTTTTCCTCCATCAATAGCAATACCAAGTTCAATCATTGCTTCTGACAAAGATATGGCAGCATCATACATGGCAGCCCCTTCCCCGTCAAGCTTGGCAGCATACATCCAATTTCCACTCGCCTTGACATCAGAAAGTGAAGTCACCTTTGCCCATACAAGATTGGTGAGTGCTTCTCCAACGGCTAACCGAGCCATCGCCGTTGGGTCTAACAGACCTTTGATTGGTTGTTCCCCAATGGCACATGCACCTCCAGTCACGTCGGTAAAAGTCTGTGCGGTAACAGCAACATCAGCAAGGGGAATTTGCAAAGGGCCAACAGTTTGCTGCTGTGCCACTAAACCGGTAACACACCTATCAACTTTTGTTGTTAAGAAGCGTTTTGAACAGACAGATGGTAAACTCAATACCCTCTTCAGAGAATCTATTACTGTAATCCCGGGGGCAATATCAAGTGGCTCCCGCTCATAAACAATTCGATTAAATTCAAAAGATTTCTGCGGCATGTCACCGAGGACCTTCTTAAGTTCAAGATCCACAGCAGGGGGAGGTGGAGGGAGTCCATTTGAGAGACACTTCTGAGTTGCTAAACTATCAACTAACACAACTCGTCCATCACCACTAATAGTTCCAATCACAGCCATTGAAACTCTTTCCCTTTTACAAATTGATTTTAAGAGCTCATGACTTTCTGGCTTCACCAAGATCGCATCTTGCTCCTGATACTCTGCACCCCAAATCTCTAGAACAGACATTGTATGATCACCAACCACAATTGCTCTGACATCTATCTCAGCACCCTTTGGATATATAATTTCCTTCACAACATTGCAGTTCCCACCAGCACCTTGATCATGAATGCTAACAATTGGATTTTTATCCCCCAACTCAATACAAGCACGAACAAGACGATAAAGTTTCTGTGCCATCTCAGCATCACCACGTTGCACAGCATTGAAATCAAGCTCAGCATCATTCTGTCCACTAACCATACTTGAGGCTGCCCCGCCTCCCATCCCAATACGATAAGCTGGACCACCAATTTTAACAACCAGCATTCCAATGTCAGGCTCTCCTTTTGATATATGAAGGTGGTCAATCTGGCCAATTCCTGCACTAAACATGATCGGCTTCAACCATTCCCGCCTATCCCCACTAGGAAGTCTCATTCCAAAAGTTCTACAGAAGCCTTGGATCAACGGCTCCCCAAATTTGTTCCCGTAGTCAGAAGCACCATTACTTGCATCAATAAGAATCTGCAAAGGCGAGGCCAAATTTGACGGATAAGTAAAGGACGGATCTTCCCATGGAGCATAGAGCACTGCGGTGTTGAGATTCCCAACACAATAACCAGCTGTAGCTGCTTGCACAAACGAACCCCTTCCTGCTGCATGTGTATCCCTAATGCGACCTCCTGCACCTGTCTCTGCACCGGGATGAGGTGCCACTGCACATGGAAAATTATGTGTTTCAGCTGTAAATAAGATATGCATGATGCGTTCTATCAAGTTTAACGGACTTGTTGAACCGGGCTGAACTGGTCGTAATGGCTTTACTTGGAAACCCCTAATTGCACTTGAGTTATCCTTAAAGCCAATAACTGAGTTGTTTGGATTTGCCTGTAAAGTGCTTTTCACAATTTGCATCAGAGTCTTATTCATAGGTTGTCCGTCAATAAAAATCTTTCCGGTAAAAAACCAATGCCTGCTATGCTCACTGTTGGACTGAGCAATATCAAACAATTCCACATTCGTTGGATTACGCTTAATATCTTCTCTGAAAAGTTTGGTGTAGTATTCCAAATCCTGGTCATCAAATGCGAAACCCATCTTCAGATTAATCTCTTCCAATGCCTTCCTCCCCTTCTCCGTGACAGgtatataataaaattcctcCGGAACTACACTGGTTTCAAAGGATGTTAGCTTCTGGGTATAAACGCATTCAGTCATCCTATCATGCACCATAGCTGCAAATTCATTAATTTGATGTTCTTGTAATTCACCATTTGTATACAACAAATACCTCCTTGACCGTTCCAAACGATTCACTTCTGTCAAACCACATGCTTGGCAAATTGACACAGCATTGGCAGACCATGCTGTGGTAAATGATAACCTGGGACCAACCTCAACTATAACTTTCTCCAGACCCTCCTTCCTCTTTTTCTCAAGAAAGCTCTCAGTTCCTAAATTCTCAGGCTCAAATGTTTCTGAAAGAAGCCATCTAAGAACCGAAAGCTTTCCGCTTGAAAGGTGTGAACCAAGGCCAACATTAAAGCATTGTTCAGTCTTTAAGTCCACTATCTGATTAGAGATCTTTGCTTGAGCTTTCTTTAAAAGCTCGGCAGCTGCACTTTCTTGGATAAACGGTACACGGTAAAAATGAATAACTAGAGCAGAAGGCTTCTCGACCAAACCAGAATGTTGTTCTACTGAACTTGCAGCAGTCCCAGAAACCACAACTCTTGGATTTTCTTGAGCTTGACATCTCAAACTCAACGATTTTCGAGATGAACTTGAAACACGACCCCTGTTACAAAGGGTACCCCAAAGCAATTGACTTGTAGATTTCTGAGGTTTTTTTAGCAAAAACAATGTTTGTCTGCATGTACCCTGTAAACAAAATCATAAACCCCGTCAATTGCTTTTAaagtaattgaaaaaaagagtATTTGTTTTTAAGGTAATTGAAACAAAGGGAATAAAGTAAAGTCGAACCTGAAGGAATTCAGATACCCCAACTTCTCCAGCAGCTGCCATATACTCGATCAAGTATTGGGAAGCTCTGaaatagagagagagggagagagaaaaaacaacTTACAGAAGTAAAACAAAAGTCGAAGTAAAAAGAAGTGTACAATGGTGTGTGTAAGTATATTTTGGTGgtgagaatgaatgaataaagTTTATACCTTTTGAACTAAGGGTGGGTGCAGAGTAACAGAGATGATGGTTGCACAGTGATTTTCTGTAAAAgcagagagaaaaaaaataatcagaaaTCAAAGTTTGTGAAGAGTGAAAACaaggagagaagaagaagatagtAACATACCTTAGACTTAGACGGCGTAGGGGACACGAGTGAGGAGCGATGGGATGCGGCGGCGAGTCTGTGACAGTGTTGTTACTACTAGAATTAAAGAAATTGGCGCTTCATAACAATTTCCGGGTCGGGTCGGGTTTTATTGATACCCGAACCGGTGtgtttggtttttgaattttttgtatGTGTGCAAGTGTAAACCCTTCTTTTGTAGATGCTTTGTTTCTGGACCTTTTCCTAAATTCTCTGAATCAGATGctctttttagtgttttttggGTCAAACAAACAatggaatattttatttgttttttttttttaaacaaacaaatgtTAATGTTTATGTTTAAAAATGAGAGTCGAATTTTTAACCTCCTTATCACTCCACTTTTTAACTTTCATTTGGttaagttaaaaaattgtaagaaaaatTCCTTAGACCTGGCCTGGCCATTAGTAGTACACTTCAAAACTAAGGAAAAAATAAACTCTCACTACATTTTACGACATGAGGTAGATACATGAACTTGAAGCCATCTCAGATGAATGTAATCCTAAGTGCATGTTTATAAACCCAGCTGATATTCATATCTTCAATGCAATTCACTCACTTCTACAAAGCACaactttttttatgaatgtgATATTGCATTGTGTCCATGCCAAGGTTTTATAGCATAATTCCCTCCATAAGATGATGAGTTACTCTAGAGATAAAACTTATCGTTACTATCAttaacaattttcaaaataaaaatgcaagaacaaTAAAAACAGTGTGTATAGTATATGTATGCATCTAAATTTATTATGTATTGTGAGTTTTTTAAATAACATCTGGAGATGGTTCCAAAATTAACATTTGGAATGATCCTTAGATTCGCCATACCCTCACCTTCTCGGGTTGACAGTACACAGTCTGATGTCTTCTGATCTTCTCTCTTGGAACAATGACACGAGGAGTGCTAGTTTTAATACTTTTGATGCTGATGCAATTTTTCAAATGCCTCTTTTTAGCAGAGATATCATGGACTGTCGTATCTGGAATGTGTCAAGTGATGGAAAATATTCTGTCAAGTCTTCATACAGCTTACGTATGAGGCTAATTGCTAATTGTTGAACCTGCTCGTGAATTCATTCAACGCAATTGGAGTGTAATTTGGAAACTGCATATTCCTACATGCGTCCGCCCCTTCCTATGGTGATCCCTCCATGATTGCTTGCCTACCCGCGGAAATCTAATCAATAAACGGGTTCAGTGTGAAGATATTTGTATTCTATGTGATTCTGAACCTGAAGACTGCAAGCATGTTTTTCTTATCTGCCCGATAGCAAAGCAATGTTGGGGAAATCTTCGCATATTATAGCAAGCAATACTGGAACATCCCAGTCCTCTGCTGatgttttcttcaaaatcttgaAAAAGATGCTCGATGAGGACAGACGTCTCTTTATGATGATGTTTTGGAGGCTATGGAAATGTAGAAACTCAAAGTTGTGTGGAAATAAAACTACATGTGTTCCATCCCTTCTCACGACCGTTCGAGATTCACTTCACTAATGGTGAATCATGCGGCAAAGACATCACCAATGTGAGACTCAAACATCCCGTGACAGATGGATAAAACCCCCACCTGGTTTTCTCAAATGCAGTGTCAAATCTACTTTATTTTCAGCCAACAGAGTTATGAAAATTGGCCTTTGTTTTAGAGACTCTGAGGGCAAATTCGTATGGGGTCGAACAGTTTGGTCCTGCGGTTCTCTACAGCTTGCTCATTCACAAGGCCTCCAACAGGTTATTTTCGTGACAGATAGTAAAACAGTAGTGAATGCCATAAACAGTCCCTCCTGTTTTACAACTGAACTGGGTGATATTGTAAACCAGTGCAAGTCTATTCTCAGTTTGCACACTGATTAAATAGTGGATTTATCCAGAGACAAGTCAACCAGGTTGCGCATTGCTTAACTAGATTATCCTATTCCTATACTAGCCACTATAATTTTCATGGTTGTACCATTGTTTAGTGATCATTTGATTaccaataaaatgaattaagtttgttttgactaaaaaaaaatcacttgttATTTATGCTTCCATCTTGCAATATGTGTGTGTCACTAATGCTAATGAGTACAGCAAAGCTCTTCAAATTTTCTGTCCTAAAGGAAAATCAAACATATGCTAAAAGCATTCTGCTACATATGCTTGCCGAGATGATTTTGTTTCGAAAATTGTTTCTTTGTTCTCTTTCCAATTGGGATAAATtgtaaatgaatgaattttggTTCCTAAATACTTCAATTGAAATCCTACAATGAGAATTGaacgtagtttttttttttttaattgttattacAGTCTTATAACATAGCTAGCTATTACAGTCTTACAATTTTATACATACATTTGGTTTCCTTTCTTGTTTTTACATGACATACAACTTAATCTTGTGTTCATAATCACCAAGGAAAGTGAAGGAATGAAGCAACTAGCAGTAATAGACTATAGAGTACAAACAACTATAATTCTACTAACTTGACATTGAAAATCCCATTTACATAGAACTTCAAAGACCTATGTACAtctcaaacataaaaaaaaataaaaaatcatacaatGTGTAGTAGGGCTAAATGGACATTGAAATGGCTTTTTGAAGATTCCTAAAAGCTTTCTCATATCGTAAAAATCCCATAAACCAAAATTCAGAATCATCGTGAGTAACAATTTCTATATACTTTTGTTCTTCCTGATTCACATTCTGCCCTTCATTGACTTCTTTTATCTTCCCAATTGGTATCAAAACCTGCATAGTAAAATGCACCTAATCAAATCCTTGATATGAAAACAGTTAATACAACAAATGTGATTACAAAAACTAGTAGTATTAATTTGATATGTTAAAGTTGAGGTCGGTCGATAAAGATTAACTACACTTAAAATTTGAGTTGAACCTAAATCAATCGTAAAAAACCAAATTATATATTAAGTGCAAATCAACTCCACTCATAAGCTCTATTACTATTTGTTATATAACTAttcaatgtgggactcttaatAATTACGTACCTTGTACGGTATCTTGCGCGACTCTCCCGTTGATGCAGAAGAGAAGGTTATTGGTCTTTCACTACAAAATGCAACTTTTTGGGTGGAGATGAAAAGAACACCAGCAATAGGACCAGCTGTTGTGTATAAGTAACATTGTGAAGCCTTCAACACTTTCTCTCCTTCTTGCATACCAAAAATATTCTTGAAAATGTTCCCTCTCCCACCTTCTTGTATTATCCTTGCACCCAAACTCAACTTACCCTTCAGAGTCTCTGATAGTTTAGGACCTAGTTTTACTGCAATGAATTTATATATACTTGattaaacacaaaaatttaagatcctaaaaaaatattgattattagAGAATTGTTACATCAAGTAGTACATTAAAATTTATAGATCCAAGTAGACCAACGAACACATAACTAATGTGAGGTAAATATTTAGAGAGGTGACTTACCATGTTGATGAACCCTACATGCAAAACTTGTGTTTTTCCTGGTTGTTGCTTTCTTGTGCTCCATTTTAGCAGTTGCAGTAGTTTCTTTGGCTGCAGTTAAAAGAAGAACCACATTAATTGAAGGTTGTGTATGAGAAGAAGAGTATATGTTATTACCCGTAGAAGAATTCATCAGTGGAAGGAAATTTCTTATTTCTGGAATCTGATTTATGAATTTgtatatgaatatatttatttgcTAGTTATATTCTTGCAAACAGCTAGCTGTCCGTCCAATGAAATGAAACTTACAAGAAgaagatagagatagagatggTTTTTCCAAATATAATTCATTCCACGCGCTTttttttgtaacttgtaagAATCTTCCCTCcataaaaagacaaatttaattAGGGTCCTACGATATGTACTCTATAAACTGAGTAACGATTTActaataaaattgttgtttaattatcAGTATGGCTTATCTTTATTATCTTGTTCCGATAAGTCATGATTTAATTAATACCACCAAGCTCAAAAACATTGATATACTTTCTTCACACCTTCTTCTAAGAAAtgacgaagaagaagaaacactACCAAGCCTTGTATTATGGCCTATCTAAAATATGTTGCAATTTCTATTTTGGAAAATTATAAACGTGTTTTCTTGAGTGTGTGGAGGCtactttttcttcaaaaaaggttgGCTAATACTTTGACTTTGACGTgtgcatatatatatacaatgaAATGTTAACACCGTTATCTTTTCAATACACtttctaatattatttattcttttatttgataaaatttatgagggttccatcaccagaaatagGACCTATTTTTTAAGTGTGTGCCCTTGCATAATTTAACTCAATAAAAGATTGTGGGAAATAATGTGTTTCTAGCCTCTCATGAAAAAATGTGAACATACATTTGGAtacaaaaaagtatattttgtattgtttcTCATATTTACATGGTGgacagattttattttattttttgccaAACTTTTTTCATAGAATAGGATTTTTGTAGCATAAAAATTGGGTTGCTTTGTTAATCAATTTCCTTATTTTATTAACCACTTTTTAACATAAATTTGATTAATCTATATGTTTTTTGAAGGGaccataaaatattattaaccacTTTTAGAATTgccaaatattttttagaattgccaaatattttttcatagaATAGGATTTTTGGATCTCTTGATCTTATTTAGAATtgccaaatattttttatcaaaagacAAAAAGAATTGCTAagtattgtttttttgacaataattgCTAAGTATTGTTGTCTGttgatatttatttgaatagTTCTTCCcattgaatattttttgaatGCTAGAAGAAAAGGACcaaaatatatgattaattgaagaaaaaaactcaattatTCACTAAAAATTAGTAGTAGTCATATATTATAGTATGAACATAGACTTTATTTTTGGGTACTAAATGAACATAGACTCTGTTACTTATACGAGTATTACGGGAAGAAGCAATGTCACACACCTTTTAGAAACAGTTGAAAGGAGAGTAATTAGAGGCTCAAATATCTCCTTTTATAGGATCATAATAATTTACCATCTttacaaaaaatagtttttttgacTAAATCCAACTTAacgctatttttttttaagccaCAACTTCCTTCATGTCACTGGATGAACATGAAGTTAGGGAACTAAGCAATATGCAAAATATAGCAATAAACAAACATCACCTTTCTATTAttctttttatccttttttcttcttcatcaatatTGTCACATTCTTTTATTCTGCTCAATATTTAATTACCATCTCTGGTAAGATTCaccttccttttctttctttgttattaTCATCACATTGTTCAATCTCTTCTCTTGTCTTTGTATAATTGTATCTATGTTGTTCAAATAGAATAGAATAATACAACTCCAATTATTTGAGGAATATTGAGTAGAATATCTACTTTAAATTTCACTATAAAATATTAGGTATGCTCTTTTgttccctttaaaaaaaaagaattatattaattacttcaatatttttccataatttaGTTGTAATAATATTTCTATGTCAAATTATTGTACCATTAATTtgataaacaaaaaaagaaactaattaCGCAACCAATGTCCTATTGAATTAGCCCACATCGAGGGGGCTAAGAATAAAGAGATAAAATTATGCTCAATCAGCCGGACTGAAGATTAGTCCTATAGCCGGTCCAAAGGGCTGACTGATGTGATGTGGGTTTCAATGTGTTAATCTTTCATCAAATTTGTGGCAATAATATATACTTGTTATGTTTTCTAATCTAATGTGAATTTGTGTATTTGAAAATTTGTGATCAGAGCTAAAAAATGCCCAAGGATTACAATGGATCACCAAAGCATTATAATCAGCTTGAATCCAAGAGAAATAGACTCACATGGATTTTAGGTGTAAGTGGTCTATGTATTTTGTCCTATGTAATGGGTGCATGGAAAAATACAGCAACACCTACTAACCAATCTGAGGCATACTCAAAAGTAGATTGTAATGTTGGATCAACAGCTAGTTCTTCCTcaatttcatcatcttcttcgtcTTCGAAATTAGATTTTGCTAGTCATCATTCACTTGAAATAAGTACTTCTGGAGGGATAAAAGAGTTTCCACCATGTGACATGACATATAGTGAATACACTCCATGTCAAGATCCAGCTAGAGGTAGAAAATTTGACAGAAACATGTTGAAATATAGGGAGAGACATT from Medicago truncatula cultivar Jemalong A17 chromosome 8, MtrunA17r5.0-ANR, whole genome shotgun sequence includes the following:
- the LOC25502247 gene encoding putative GEM-like protein 8 isoform X1 encodes the protein MNSSTGNNIYSSSHTQPSINVVLLLTAAKETTATAKMEHKKATTRKNTSFACRVHQHVKLGPKLSETLKGKLSLGARIIQEGGRGNIFKNIFGMQEGEKVLKASQCYLYTTAGPIAGVLFISTQKVAFCSERPITFSSASTGESRKIPYKVLIPIGKIKEVNEGQNVNQEEQKYIEIVTHDDSEFWFMGFLRYEKAFRNLQKAISMSI
- the LOC25502246 gene encoding probable phosphoribosylformylglycinamidine synthase, chloroplastic/mitochondrial; the protein is MAAAGEVGVSEFLQGTCRQTLFLLKKPQKSTSQLLWGTLCNRGRVSSSSRKSLSLRCQAQENPRVVVSGTAASSVEQHSGLVEKPSALVIHFYRVPFIQESAAAELLKKAQAKISNQIVDLKTEQCFNVGLGSHLSSGKLSVLRWLLSETFEPENLGTESFLEKKRKEGLEKVIVEVGPRLSFTTAWSANAVSICQACGLTEVNRLERSRRYLLYTNGELQEHQINEFAAMVHDRMTECVYTQKLTSFETSVVPEEFYYIPVTEKGRKALEEINLKMGFAFDDQDLEYYTKLFREDIKRNPTNVELFDIAQSNSEHSRHWFFTGKIFIDGQPMNKTLMQIVKSTLQANPNNSVIGFKDNSSAIRGFQVKPLRPVQPGSTSPLNLIERIMHILFTAETHNFPCAVAPHPGAETGAGGRIRDTHAAGRGSFVQAATAGYCVGNLNTAVLYAPWEDPSFTYPSNLASPLQILIDASNGASDYGNKFGEPLIQGFCRTFGMRLPSGDRREWLKPIMFSAGIGQIDHLHISKGEPDIGMLVVKIGGPAYRIGMGGGAASSMVSGQNDAELDFNAVQRGDAEMAQKLYRLVRACIELGDKNPIVSIHDQGAGGNCNVVKEIIYPKGAEIDVRAIVVGDHTMSVLEIWGAEYQEQDAILVKPESHELLKSICKRERVSMAVIGTISGDGRVVLVDSLATQKCLSNGLPPPPPAVDLELKKVLGDMPQKSFEFNRIVYEREPLDIAPGITVIDSLKRVLSLPSVCSKRFLTTKVDRCVTGLVAQQQTVGPLQIPLADVAVTAQTFTDVTGGACAIGEQPIKGLLDPTAMARLAVGEALTNLVWAKVTSLSDVKASGNWMYAAKLDGEGAAMYDAAISLSEAMIELGIAIDGGKDSLSMAAHSGSEVVRAPGNLVISVYVTCPDITKTVTPDLKLEDDGVLLHIDLSKGKRRLGGSALAQAFDQVGDECPDVDDIPYLKKVFEGVQELLTDELISAGHDISDGGLLVCALEMAFAGNRGFVLDLNSQGKSLFQTLYAEELGLVLEVSKKNLTNVMEKLNSAGVLTEIIGQVTITPSIEVKVDGVTCLEEKTSILRDMWEDTSFQLEKFQRLASCVDMEREGLKHRYEPSWELTYTPSFTDDKYMSAALKPKVAVIREEGSNGDREMAAAFYAAGFEPWDVTMSDLLNGVVSLQEFRGIVFVGGFSYADVLDSAKGWSASIRFNESVLKQFQEFYKRPDTFSLGVCNGCQLMALLGWVPGPQVGGVHGAGGDLSQPRFIHNESGRFECRFTNVTIKDSPAMMFKGMAGSTMGIWTAHGEGRAYFPDEGVLERVVHSDLAPVRYCDDAGNPTETYPFNVNGSPLGVAAICSPDGRHLAMMPHPERCFLMWQFPWYPKLWNVDKKGPSPWLRMFQNARDWCS
- the LOC25502247 gene encoding putative GEM-like protein 8 isoform X2; translated protein: MNSSTAKETTATAKMEHKKATTRKNTSFACRVHQHVKLGPKLSETLKGKLSLGARIIQEGGRGNIFKNIFGMQEGEKVLKASQCYLYTTAGPIAGVLFISTQKVAFCSERPITFSSASTGESRKIPYKVLIPIGKIKEVNEGQNVNQEEQKYIEIVTHDDSEFWFMGFLRYEKAFRNLQKAISMSI